From the genome of Streptomyces sp. NBC_00659, one region includes:
- a CDS encoding putative leader peptide yields MSGTGIALVSRRHVDLGRMSSAICPAS; encoded by the coding sequence ATGTCTGGAACTGGAATTGCCTTGGTGAGTCGGCGGCACGTCGACCTCGGCCGCATGTCCAGCGCCATCTGTCCGGCGAGCTGA
- a CDS encoding GNAT family N-acetyltransferase — MSSINVTTWSLEQTAPADLLPASAPDGDLRIVRAEVPSPEFSRFLYASVGGDILWTDRLGWTYAQWQEVLDRPGTETWVAYDRGTPAGYVELDAQDDGVVEIAYFGLLPAFRGRRIGGHLLSFGTARAWDLAERRPGRAGTKRVWLHTCSKDGEHAMDNYQRRGFRLFDTKVEQEEEAATPGPWPGAHTV; from the coding sequence ATGAGCAGCATCAATGTGACCACCTGGTCCCTGGAGCAGACGGCCCCGGCCGACCTGCTCCCCGCGAGCGCGCCCGACGGCGACCTGCGGATCGTCCGCGCCGAGGTCCCCTCGCCCGAGTTCAGCCGCTTCCTGTACGCCTCGGTCGGCGGGGACATCCTCTGGACGGACCGGCTCGGGTGGACGTACGCGCAGTGGCAGGAGGTCCTCGACCGGCCGGGCACGGAGACCTGGGTCGCCTACGACCGGGGGACCCCCGCGGGCTACGTCGAACTCGACGCCCAGGACGACGGCGTCGTGGAGATCGCCTACTTCGGACTCCTCCCCGCGTTCCGCGGCCGCCGGATCGGGGGCCACCTCCTCTCGTTCGGGACCGCACGCGCCTGGGACCTGGCCGAACGCCGGCCGGGGCGGGCCGGTACGAAGCGCGTCTGGCTGCACACGTGCAGCAAGGACGGCGAGCACGCGATGGACAACTACCAGCGCCGCGGCTTCCGGCTCTTCGACACCAAGGTCGAGCAGGAGGAAGAGGCCGCCACACCGGGGCCCTGGCCGGGCGCGCACACCGTCTGA